Below is a genomic region from Rhodospirillum centenum SW.
CCGCACGACCGCGAGCGGGCGGAGGGCTGGGTCGCCGCCGGCTTCGATACGGCGCTGCGCACCCCCGACACCACCCTGGTCTTCGTCACCCCGGAGAAGAGCCGGGAGATCCTGAAGGACCAGGTGGACTGCATGGGCTGCCTGTCCGCCTGCATGTTCAGCAACTGGGCGCAGAACGAGGAGGGCACGACCGGCCGCAAGGCCGACCCGCGCAGCTTCTGCATCCAGAAGACGCTCCAGAACATCAGCCATTCCGAGGACTGCGAGAACGAGCTGATGTTCGCCGGGCACAACGCCTACCGCTTCGGCCAGGACCCGTATTACGCGGACGGGTTCGTGCCGACGGTGAAGCAGCTCGTCGAGCGCATCCAGACCGGCTACTGACCCGGCGCCGGCCCCGGCGGGCCGGCACTCCCCCGCGGCGGGGGTGACTGTCATGGGAACGGCGCAAGCCCCGGCGCAACGTCCGGGGCCTGCCGGGCGTTGTGGCAGGGGGTGCGGCAGCCCGCGGCACCCCCGCCCGAGAGCCCGGAGGTGCCATGCCGTCCGTCGCCGTGATCCTCGCCGCCGCCTTTCTGGGAACCTACCTCGCCCTGGCCGTCATGGTCCGGCTGGCGTCGCTGTTCGCGGACCGCACGGGCTGGCGCCGCCCGGCCGTCTCCCCCCTGGGCGACGGCGGCATGGTCGTGGCGGTCGCCATGCTGGTGGGGGTGGTGACCCTGGGCTGAGGCCGGGCCGCCCCGCAGTCCGCGCCGGCACTGCGGTCCGTGCTGGCGCTGCGGTCCGTGCTGGCCGGTTCCCGGAAAGAACGGAGCGATCCTTGCGGCGGGCCGCCGGAAAAGCTCCCCCGGCCGTCGCGGATGATTGCCAGCGTGGTTCTTTTGGTCTATGGACTTGCGTGCGGGCCTTGAATTGTTCCAAATAACACGATCCAGGTCGCCTGGATGCCCGAGCATCATGCCGCACCCTGGAAGGAAAGGCCTTCCGCCGCCCTCAACCACGCCCATATGCCCGCCATGACCACCATGCCCCGAACCTACAAGCCCGTGCTGGACCGCCTGTCCCAGGCCGGACTCCGCCCCACCCGCCAGCGTCTGGCGCTTGCCAAGCTCCTGTTCGACGGGGGCGACCGCCACATCACGGCCGAGCAGCTCCACAACGAGGCGCAGATCGCCAACATGCGGGTGTCGCTGGCGACGGTGTACAACACGCTGCACCAGTTCACCGGCGTGGGCCTGCTGCGCGAGGTGGTGGTGGAATCGGGGCGGTCCTACTTCGACACCAACGTGTCGGACCACCACCATTTCTTCTACGAAGGCAGCGGCCGGCTGATGGACATCGCCGGCAACGGGGTGGTCATCAGCGGCCTGCCGGAGGCGCCGGAGGGCACCCGGATCGCCCGGGTCGAACTGGTCATCCGCCTGACCGACGCCTGAACCGCCGGAACCCTCCCTCCGGTTGAGCCCCGCGCCGCCCTGTTCCGGGCGGCGCGCGTGCCGTCTCGCGGCTTCTTCACGCCTTACGCCGCCCGGCCGCAGCCGGGGTCTGGGCGGGGTGCTGCCGCTCCTCAGTCGTCCATCAGGATGCCGCCGACCTCCTCATCCTCCGCGA
It encodes:
- the irrA gene encoding iron response transcriptional regulator IrrA, with the translated sequence MPAMTTMPRTYKPVLDRLSQAGLRPTRQRLALAKLLFDGGDRHITAEQLHNEAQIANMRVSLATVYNTLHQFTGVGLLREVVVESGRSYFDTNVSDHHHFFYEGSGRLMDIAGNGVVISGLPEAPEGTRIARVELVIRLTDA